Sequence from the Pelodiscus sinensis isolate JC-2024 chromosome 30, ASM4963464v1, whole genome shotgun sequence genome:
GATTTTCTATCCAACGTTCTCAGATAGCATGGGATTGGGATGCATTATAGTATCCTgaagtagatagatagatagacagacacatAGGGTGTGTgcggatagatagatagatagatagatagatagatagatagatagatagatagatagatagatagatagatagatagatagatagatagattttgaTATTATTTACAGTGGTATAAATTTACAGTTGCTCCTTTGACTTGATTATTGTTTCCATTTTGCCACTGAAAATACACCTTTGTGCATAACAAAATGGCAAACCCTGCTCTCATGCAGACATTACTCTCATCATTTCATGTATTCAAAAAGAAACACAGGATGAAATTAAAATCAGAGGCGTAAGAGGGACATTTTCTGTGCCATGGATAATCTCCACCCAGTCAATTTCCACAGGGCAGCTTTGATCTCCTTGTTCCTCATGCTGTAGATGACGGGGTTCAGCACGGGAGGCACCACAGAATAGAAAACGTCCAGCACGAGGTCCAGGAGGGATGTGGAGCTGGAGGTGGGTTTCAGGTAGGCAAAGGCACCAGTTAAAATAAACAAGGAGACcacagtgaggtgggggaggcaggtggagaaggctttgtgccggccctgctccgaggGGATTCTCAGCACCGCTCTGAAGATCTGAACGTACGACACAATGATGAAAACAAAGCAGCTTAAGACTAAGCAGGCACTAAAGACAATAACCCCGTTTTCACCCTGGTCGGAGTCCGGGCAGGCCAGTTTGAGCAGCTGGGGGACGTCACAGAAGAACTGATCCACCATGTGGCCACCACAGAAGGAGACAGCAAAGGTGTTCCCAGTGTGcagggcagagtagagcaaaCTACTGACCCAGGCACTGGCAGCCATGTGGACACAGACTCTCCGGTTCATCACCTGCTCATAGTGCagtgggtggcagatggccacgtaccggTCATAGGCCATGGTGGTCAGGATGCCAAGACCAGCTGTATCAAAGAACATGAATAAAAACATTTGTGTGACACAGGCAGGGTAGGAAATCGACCTGGTATCCAGGAGGGAGTTGGCCATGGATTTGGGGATGATGACAGAGATGGAGCTGAGGTCCAGGATGGACaggttccccaggaagaagtacatagGGGTGTGCAGACGGTGGTCAAGGGCTACGACTGTGATGATGAGAAGGTTCCCCACCAAACCCACCAGATATATCACTAGAAATAACACAAAGTGCAAAATCTGCAGCTCCCGGACATCAGAGAAGCCCCGGAGAAAGAACTCAGTCACGTTGGTTTGGTTGGACATTTTCttcctcagcatgttctgtgagGGCTGCGGAGGAAAGGACCCGGGCAGGGTCAGGATTCGAATGCAACACTGATTCCCGACTCAATAAACTCTCACGTCCCAATGTCAAATGTGCCGAAGAAGGGATTGGAGCCCCTCAGCGCAGACTCTTGGCGAATCAAGGCGGGAGAAGTAACACCTGTTACataggtgagagagacaagcgtTAACACCACCAGCCAACCTCTCCTTCACATCCTGAGACTGACAGGACTCCAGCACTCTTGGGTGTGTTACCGCACTAGTGTGAACTGGTGTCACTCCCTTACTGTGGACTGTGAATAGTGGATAGGAGAAGCAACAATGCACTTAAATTtaagccagggaggttgaggttggacattagttcctacctgtcagggtggtgaaacactggaataaattgcctaggaaggttgtggaatctccatctcgggagatatttcagagcaggttagacagacacctgtcagggatcgTCTAGATGGAGCTTGAGGGCAAagagttggactcgatgaccttttgaagtcccttccagttctagtgttctatcagAGGCTCAAACAACTACCCATCTTCTAATGATCTAAGCTAttgagtgccagcaatgcccctctgccgtaTTGACCAAACTGCTcagtctctgcgacaaaggagaaatggacacaaatcagacgtCAAGAACAGGAACACAAGTaaatctgtaggggaacattttaacttgcctggtcaCTCGTGGATTTataagtagccattcttctgcaaaggCATGTCACCAGCCAGTTACAGAGAGggtctgctgaactggaattcatctacccATGTGACACCGTTACCccgggcttgaacaaagacattaactgatgGGTGCATTACAAAGTCAGTATCCCCTGCCTGTAACAaccgcatttccacatcaaacacCATACTTGGGACACATCTAGCCAtgtaattagcctcattaacatgggtcctacaatggACAGGGACTCTTAGGTATTGTTATTTCCACTCCCATTCACCTCAGGAAGTGggatttgcccatgaaagctcatgatcccatctctatattttggttagttCCTGAGGTGCCACAGAACCACTTGTTGCCTGTTACTACGTGTCTGTTCAGTGCCTCATTCACAGCGTTTTGTGTGGAGCCAGCGGCAGGGTGGAGCAAAGAAGATGGggctgtgtagccagacaggaacccccttgtaacatccatttttgcttgcctggagcatacagggcacacagagcagaaggcccaggctgctgtgaccgtgaatggctgtaaacagagatatgccaattgctgaccaagaggctgccgaggagtgcccttgactgaaatccatattgatacgaacacacagccgtccacggcgggaggaatctctcgcccagtaaaaaaatgtctagtactcacaatttagttctctctcttgcaagtgtcaattaatttgaaacttgcttgtaagaactggcgccacaaaacggaccagtaaaattcagcatcttagataagaaagaggatatgagcccccaggggtataaagatgagtccagcagcacacttgctttgagtgtcaatctaccatctatctgctggtcgggttaggtgtttgatctcccgaggttccagaggggacgcccacctcctattcgtctttcctaggaattgagagaccggccctggcctgacacgctggagtcgagaggcacagaaaggggtaaaaattgtacctggatgtggtcctttgtttaagtatatatatacatagtgtcagagctctttaaagattaagctgtcacttggtaccattatttctattttctatctttattttctttgtaaccatttttaaaatctgtatttgttagcatttaagaaatagagcaatagccattgtaaccatatgcttttataagtct
This genomic interval carries:
- the LOC102448707 gene encoding olfactory receptor 14A16-like encodes the protein MLRKKMSNQTNVTEFFLRGFSDVRELQILHFVLFLVIYLVGLVGNLLIITVVALDHRLHTPMYFFLGNLSILDLSSISVIIPKSMANSLLDTRSISYPACVTQMFLFMFFDTAGLGILTTMAYDRYVAICHPLHYEQVMNRRVCVHMAASAWVSSLLYSALHTGNTFAVSFCGGHMVDQFFCDVPQLLKLACPDSDQGENGVIVFSACLVLSCFVFIIVSYVQIFRAVLRIPSEQGRHKAFSTCLPHLTVVSLFILTGAFAYLKPTSSSTSLLDLVLDVFYSVVPPVLNPVIYSMRNKEIKAALWKLTGWRLSMAQKMSLLRL